The Streptomyces albofaciens JCM 4342 genome has a segment encoding these proteins:
- a CDS encoding ABC transporter permease, translated as MTTTTEAPPPAAPEDAPEVRGRATRKRLVPYWLLLPGILWLVVFFAAPLVYQASTSVQTGSLEEGFEVTWHFATYWDALGEYWPQFLRSVGYAATATVLCLVLGYPLAYLIAFKAGRWRNVVMILVIAPFFTSFLIRTLAWKTILADGGPVVGVLNSLHVLDVTSWLGLTEGQRLLATPLAVVCGLTYNFLPFMVLPLYTSLERIDPRLHEAAGDLYARPATTFRRVTFPLSMPGVVAGTLLTFIPAAGDYINAELLGSTDQKMIGNVIQSQFLRVLDYPTAAALSFILMAAILAMVTLYIRKSGTEDLV; from the coding sequence GTGACGACGACCACCGAAGCACCGCCACCCGCGGCCCCCGAGGACGCGCCGGAGGTCCGCGGGCGCGCGACGCGCAAGCGCCTCGTGCCGTACTGGCTGCTGCTCCCCGGCATCCTCTGGCTGGTCGTCTTCTTCGCCGCGCCGCTGGTCTACCAGGCGTCGACGTCCGTGCAGACCGGCTCCCTCGAAGAGGGCTTCGAGGTCACCTGGCACTTCGCCACCTACTGGGACGCGCTGGGGGAGTACTGGCCGCAGTTCCTGCGCTCGGTCGGCTACGCGGCCACCGCGACGGTGCTCTGCCTGGTGCTGGGCTACCCGCTGGCGTACCTCATCGCCTTCAAGGCGGGCCGCTGGCGCAATGTCGTGATGATCCTGGTCATCGCCCCGTTCTTCACCAGCTTCCTGATCCGCACCCTGGCCTGGAAGACGATCCTGGCGGACGGCGGCCCGGTGGTCGGCGTACTGAACTCGCTGCACGTCCTGGACGTGACGAGCTGGCTGGGGCTGACCGAGGGACAGCGGCTGCTGGCCACGCCGCTGGCGGTGGTGTGCGGGCTGACGTACAACTTCCTGCCGTTCATGGTGCTGCCGCTGTACACCTCGCTGGAGCGCATCGACCCGCGGCTGCACGAGGCCGCCGGCGACCTGTACGCCCGGCCGGCCACCACCTTCCGCCGGGTGACGTTCCCCCTGTCCATGCCGGGCGTGGTGGCCGGCACGCTGCTGACCTTCATCCCGGCCGCCGGTGACTACATCAACGCCGAACTGCTCGGCTCCACCGACCAGAAGATGATCGGCAACGTGATCCAGTCGCAGTTCCTGCGCGTCCTGGACTACCCGACGGCCGCCGCGCTCTCCTTCATCCTCATGGCGGCCATCCTCGCCATGGTCACCCTCTACATCCGCAAGTCCGGGACGGAGGACCTGGTGTGA
- a CDS encoding ABC transporter ATP-binding protein: MTQTSGGDVRLSGISKTYGSFTAVHPLGLTIPAGSFFALLGASGCGKTTTLRMIAGLEDPSTGTVELDGRDVTALPPYKRPVNTVFQNYALFPHLDIYENIAFGLRRRGIKSVKKQVEEMLDLVELGPMARRKPQQLSGGQQQRVAVARALINHPRVLLLDEPLGALDLKLRRQMQLELKRIQTEVGITFVHVTHDQEEALTMADTVAVMNGGRVEQLGAPADLYENPATTFVANFLGTSNLIEAEVVAAGGDDLLLTAGETKLRMPAGRCRATARTGGKVLAGVRPEKISLTHADDAGGIAEGRNRLPGRVRDAGFLGVSTQYVIESPGAGRLAVYEQNVERDPRLVPGADVILHWNPAHTFGLDASQDIGAGADTGEEAA, translated from the coding sequence ATGACACAGACCTCCGGTGGCGACGTCCGCCTCTCCGGAATCAGCAAGACCTACGGCTCCTTCACCGCCGTCCACCCGCTCGGCCTGACCATCCCGGCGGGCTCCTTCTTCGCGCTGCTGGGCGCCTCCGGCTGCGGCAAGACCACCACCCTGCGCATGATCGCGGGGCTGGAGGACCCGTCCACCGGGACCGTCGAGCTGGACGGCCGGGACGTCACCGCCCTGCCGCCGTACAAGCGCCCGGTCAACACCGTCTTCCAGAACTACGCGCTCTTCCCGCACCTGGACATCTACGAGAACATCGCGTTCGGTCTGCGCCGCCGCGGCATCAAATCCGTGAAGAAACAGGTCGAGGAGATGCTCGACCTGGTCGAACTCGGGCCGATGGCGCGCCGTAAACCCCAGCAGCTCTCCGGCGGCCAGCAGCAGCGCGTCGCGGTCGCCCGCGCGCTGATCAACCATCCGCGGGTGCTTCTCCTGGACGAGCCGCTCGGCGCCCTCGACCTCAAGCTGCGCCGCCAGATGCAGCTCGAACTCAAGCGCATCCAGACCGAGGTCGGCATCACCTTCGTGCACGTCACCCACGACCAGGAGGAGGCCCTGACGATGGCCGACACGGTCGCGGTGATGAACGGCGGCCGGGTCGAGCAGCTCGGCGCGCCCGCCGACCTGTACGAGAACCCGGCCACCACCTTCGTCGCCAACTTCCTGGGCACCTCCAACCTCATCGAGGCCGAGGTGGTGGCGGCCGGCGGCGACGACCTGCTGCTGACCGCCGGGGAGACCAAGCTGCGGATGCCCGCCGGGCGATGCCGTGCCACGGCCCGCACCGGCGGCAAGGTCCTGGCGGGCGTACGGCCCGAGAAGATCAGCCTCACCCACGCCGACGACGCGGGCGGCATCGCCGAGGGCCGCAACCGGCTGCCGGGACGCGTCCGGGACGCCGGCTTCCTCGGCGTCAGCACGCAGTACGTCATCGAGTCCCCGGGCGCCGGACGCCTCGCCGTCTACGAGCAGAACGTCGAGCGCGACCCCCGCCTGGTGCCCGGCGCCGACGTGATTCTCCACTGGAACCCCGCGCACACCTTCGGCCTGGACGCCTCCCAGGACATCGGGGCCGGGGCGGACACCGGCGAGGAGGCGGCGTGA
- a CDS encoding gamma-aminobutyraldehyde dehydrogenase: protein MIQRFDVRDRFAEGAQYLAGGLRDGSSGRTQYVVDPATGEQVYGYRLASTADVDAAVEAAGRAFPEWAGATPGERSDALHRFATVLGERAGELAYAESLQCGKPVKLSEGFDVPGSVDNAAFFAGAARHLEGRSAGEYSPGHTSVIRREPIGVVGSIAPWNYPLQMAAWKVLPAIAAGNTVVLKPAEITPLTSVMFAQAATEAGIPDGVLNIVSGAGREAGEHLVAHPGVAMTSFTGSTAVGKRVAEIATSTVKRLHLELGGKAPFVVFDDADLEAAVHGAVAGALINTGQDCTAATRAYVQRPLYDAFVSGVADLMATVRLGDPFDPDTDLGPLISYTQRDRVAGFVDRARSYATVVTGGAAPQGECAKGAYYLPTLITDAAQDSEAVQSEIFGPVLAVLPFDSDDEGIALANDTPYGLAASAWSRDVYRTGRATREIKAGCVWVNDHIPILSEMPHGGYKASGFGKDMSAYSFEEYTQVKHVMYDNTGIARKDWHRTVFGDRA from the coding sequence ATGATCCAGCGATTCGACGTGCGGGACCGATTCGCCGAGGGCGCGCAGTACCTCGCCGGCGGCCTCCGGGACGGCAGCTCCGGCCGCACCCAGTACGTGGTCGATCCGGCCACCGGCGAGCAGGTGTACGGCTACCGGCTGGCCTCCACGGCGGACGTGGACGCGGCGGTCGAGGCCGCCGGGCGCGCCTTCCCCGAGTGGGCCGGGGCGACCCCGGGCGAGCGCTCCGACGCCCTGCACCGGTTCGCCACCGTCCTCGGCGAACGGGCCGGGGAACTGGCCTACGCCGAGTCGCTCCAGTGCGGCAAGCCGGTCAAGCTCAGCGAGGGGTTCGACGTACCGGGGTCGGTCGACAACGCGGCCTTCTTCGCGGGGGCCGCCCGGCATCTGGAGGGCAGGTCGGCGGGGGAGTACAGCCCCGGCCACACCTCGGTGATCCGCCGGGAGCCCATCGGCGTCGTCGGCTCCATCGCGCCCTGGAACTACCCGCTCCAGATGGCCGCCTGGAAGGTGCTGCCGGCCATCGCGGCAGGCAACACGGTCGTGCTGAAGCCCGCCGAGATCACGCCGCTGACCTCGGTGATGTTCGCCCAGGCGGCGACCGAGGCGGGCATCCCCGACGGCGTGCTCAACATCGTCTCGGGCGCGGGCCGGGAGGCGGGTGAGCACCTGGTCGCCCACCCCGGCGTCGCCATGACCTCCTTCACCGGCTCGACGGCGGTCGGCAAGCGGGTCGCCGAGATCGCCACCAGCACCGTCAAGCGGCTGCACCTGGAACTCGGCGGCAAGGCCCCCTTCGTGGTCTTCGACGACGCCGACCTGGAAGCCGCGGTGCACGGCGCGGTGGCCGGCGCCCTGATCAACACCGGGCAGGACTGCACCGCCGCCACCCGCGCCTATGTGCAGCGCCCGCTGTACGACGCGTTCGTCAGCGGTGTCGCCGACCTCATGGCGACCGTGCGGCTCGGCGACCCGTTCGACCCGGACACCGACCTCGGCCCGCTGATCTCGTACACCCAGCGCGACCGGGTCGCCGGGTTCGTCGACCGGGCCCGGTCGTACGCCACCGTCGTCACCGGCGGCGCGGCCCCGCAGGGCGAATGCGCCAAGGGCGCGTACTACCTGCCCACGCTGATCACCGACGCCGCGCAGGACAGCGAGGCGGTGCAGAGCGAGATCTTCGGGCCGGTGCTGGCCGTGCTGCCCTTCGACAGCGACGACGAGGGGATCGCGCTGGCCAACGACACGCCGTACGGCCTGGCGGCCTCCGCGTGGAGCCGGGACGTCTACCGCACCGGCCGCGCCACCCGCGAGATCAAGGCGGGCTGTGTCTGGGTCAACGACCACATCCCGATCCTCAGCGAGATGCCGCACGGCGGATACAAGGCCAGTGGCTTCGGCAAGGACATGTCCGCCTATTCCTTCGAGGAGTACACGCAGGTCAAGCACGTCATGTACGACAACACCGGCATTGCCAGGAAGGACTGGCACCGGACCGTCTTCGGGGACCGCGCCTGA
- a CDS encoding NADAR family protein produces the protein MNEPGSGAADTATAAPTADGPRSAEELTARTAAGERYKYVYFWGHTPRRDGELGASCFSQWWPSPFTVDGVRYATAEHWMMACKARLFGDAEAERRALAAGHPKQAKDAGRSVRGFDGALWERHRFAYVVEGNVHKFGQDDALRAYLLGTGSRVLVEASPLDRIWGIGLAADDERAQDPARWRGLNLLGFALMEARQRLGAGA, from the coding sequence ATGAACGAGCCGGGAAGCGGCGCGGCGGACACGGCGACGGCCGCACCGACGGCGGACGGGCCGCGGTCGGCCGAGGAGCTGACCGCGCGGACGGCCGCCGGTGAGCGGTACAAGTACGTGTATTTCTGGGGCCACACGCCCCGCCGCGACGGCGAGCTGGGCGCGAGCTGCTTCAGCCAGTGGTGGCCGTCGCCGTTCACGGTCGACGGCGTGCGCTACGCCACCGCCGAGCACTGGATGATGGCCTGCAAGGCCCGGTTGTTCGGGGACGCGGAGGCGGAGCGGCGGGCGCTGGCCGCCGGGCATCCGAAGCAGGCCAAGGACGCGGGCCGCTCGGTGCGCGGCTTCGACGGCGCGCTGTGGGAGCGGCACCGCTTCGCGTACGTCGTCGAGGGCAATGTGCACAAGTTCGGCCAGGACGACGCCCTGCGCGCGTATCTCCTCGGGACGGGCTCCCGCGTCCTGGTCGAAGCCAGCCCGCTGGACCGCATATGGGGCATCGGACTGGCCGCCGACGACGAACGCGCACAGGACCCGGCGCGCTGGCGCGGTCTGAACCTGCTCGGCTTCGCCCTGATGGAGGCCCGGCAGCGGCTGGGGGCGGGCGCCTAG
- a CDS encoding DUF4190 domain-containing protein, whose amino-acid sequence MPEPISAAAGTGVPEPTATKSAVAKAGVSEPTVDAGTVAQPEPRDPWAPPEQRKAPGVAGTGIPEAGPAKSVTPQSVTPEAAVPEPAVPEPAVPEPAVPEPAVPEPAVPEPAAPTVDTPAPTTPAPTTPVAGTPADSPGGRYDVPPPPPAPATAGAYAPPGSGVPPISGAGMDGPRADSRNGTGGQPGDDGGLPSGAAPRPHGMPVSPYGSPGSGGWGGAPYPGGGPGQQLPPGYQPYWVPLALNNGFGTAALVLGIVGTVLFFTVAFGFLLGLLAIIFGAIGRSKADRGEADNGGSALAGLIMGGVAMLLSVLMVCFVVVSNAPYMDDDPWDPGYSDGSGTDGSGPGGFDSDDGPDMDGPDMDGPDADGPDADDPDTYEAAAAAAPGPRAYESAAAPGPRAHEAAPAYAASPGPAAVPNLRNLPADRSSAQLVLLARF is encoded by the coding sequence ATGCCGGAACCCATCTCCGCTGCGGCCGGTACGGGTGTGCCGGAGCCGACGGCGACCAAGTCGGCCGTGGCGAAGGCGGGTGTGTCGGAACCCACCGTCGATGCGGGGACCGTGGCGCAGCCCGAACCGCGCGATCCATGGGCTCCGCCGGAGCAGCGGAAGGCGCCGGGCGTGGCTGGGACGGGCATCCCGGAGGCGGGGCCGGCCAAGTCGGTCACGCCGCAGTCGGTTACGCCGGAGGCGGCCGTCCCGGAGCCGGCCGTCCCGGAGCCGGCCGTCCCGGAGCCGGCCGTCCCGGAGCCGGCCGTCCCGGAGCCGGCCGTGCCGGAGCCGGCCGCCCCAACCGTGGACACGCCCGCGCCCACCACGCCCGCGCCCACCACCCCCGTGGCCGGAACCCCCGCGGACTCCCCCGGAGGTCGGTACGACGTGCCTCCGCCGCCGCCCGCGCCGGCCACCGCAGGGGCGTATGCGCCGCCCGGCTCCGGTGTGCCGCCGATATCCGGCGCCGGGATGGACGGGCCGCGGGCTGACAGCCGGAACGGCACCGGCGGGCAGCCGGGTGACGACGGCGGTCTCCCCTCGGGCGCCGCGCCCCGCCCCCACGGCATGCCCGTGTCTCCGTACGGCAGCCCCGGCTCCGGTGGATGGGGTGGCGCCCCGTACCCGGGCGGCGGTCCGGGGCAGCAGTTGCCGCCCGGCTACCAGCCCTACTGGGTGCCGCTCGCGCTGAACAACGGGTTCGGCACCGCCGCTCTCGTCCTCGGGATCGTGGGCACGGTTCTCTTCTTCACCGTGGCTTTCGGATTCCTCCTCGGTCTGCTCGCGATCATCTTCGGCGCCATCGGGCGGAGCAAGGCCGACCGGGGCGAGGCGGACAACGGCGGGAGCGCGCTGGCCGGGCTGATCATGGGCGGTGTGGCGATGCTGCTGAGCGTGCTCATGGTCTGTTTCGTGGTGGTGTCGAACGCGCCCTATATGGACGACGACCCGTGGGACCCCGGCTACTCCGACGGTTCGGGCACCGACGGTTCGGGCCCCGGCGGCTTCGACTCCGACGACGGCCCGGACATGGACGGTCCGGACATGGACGGTCCCGATGCGGACGGTCCCGACGCGGACGACCCGGATACGTACGAAGCCGCGGCCGCAGCCGCACCCGGCCCCCGTGCGTACGAATCCGCAGCCGCACCCGGCCCCCGTGCGCACGAAGCCGCGCCCGCGTACGCCGCCTCGCCCGGACCGGCCGCCGTCCCGAACCTGCGGAACCTTCCGGCGGACCGGTCCAGTGCCCAGCTCGTCCTCCTCGCCCGGTTCTAG
- a CDS encoding adenosine deaminase: protein MLRPAPIRTTLPAYDDFRPWHAPARSLDQEEPLSDLDAFIAGLPKAELHVHHIGSASPRIVAELAARHPDSAVPTDPEALTDYFTFRDFAHFIQVYLSVVDLIRDATDVRLLTYEIARDMARQNIRYAELTVTPYSSTRRGIPDTAFVEAIEDARKAAESELGVVLRWCFDIPGEAGLEAAEETARIACDLRPEGLVSFGLGGPEIGVPRPQFKPYFDRAIAAGLHSVPHAGETTGPQTVWDALTELRAERIGHGTSSVQDPKLLAHLAEHRIPLEVCPTSNIATRAVRTLDEHPLKEMVDAGVLVTINSDDPPMFGTDLCLEYGVAARLLDLDAAGVAALAKNAVEASFMDTAAKAALTAEIDGYTAAWPR from the coding sequence ATGCTAAGACCTGCCCCGATCCGTACGACGCTGCCCGCCTACGATGACTTCCGTCCGTGGCACGCCCCAGCTCGCTCCCTCGACCAGGAGGAACCGTTGTCCGATCTCGACGCCTTCATCGCCGGACTGCCCAAGGCCGAGCTGCACGTCCACCACATCGGATCGGCGTCTCCGCGCATCGTCGCCGAGCTGGCCGCCCGCCACCCGGACTCCGCGGTGCCCACCGACCCGGAGGCGCTCACCGACTACTTCACCTTCCGGGACTTCGCCCACTTCATCCAGGTCTATCTCTCCGTGGTGGACCTCATCCGCGACGCCACGGACGTCCGGCTGCTGACGTACGAGATCGCCCGGGACATGGCGCGGCAGAACATCCGTTACGCCGAGCTGACCGTCACCCCGTACAGCTCCACCCGCCGCGGCATCCCGGATACGGCCTTCGTCGAGGCCATCGAGGACGCGCGCAAGGCCGCGGAGTCCGAGCTGGGCGTGGTGCTGCGCTGGTGCTTCGACATTCCCGGTGAGGCCGGGCTGGAGGCCGCCGAGGAGACCGCGCGGATCGCCTGCGACCTGCGCCCGGAGGGCCTGGTCTCCTTCGGGCTCGGCGGCCCGGAGATCGGCGTGCCGCGCCCGCAGTTCAAGCCGTACTTCGACCGTGCCATCGCGGCCGGCCTGCACTCCGTCCCGCACGCCGGGGAGACCACGGGACCGCAGACCGTCTGGGACGCGCTGACCGAGCTGCGTGCCGAGCGGATCGGCCACGGCACCAGCTCCGTCCAGGACCCGAAGCTGCTGGCCCACCTCGCCGAGCACCGCATTCCGCTGGAGGTCTGCCCGACCTCGAACATCGCCACCCGCGCCGTGCGCACCCTCGACGAGCACCCGCTGAAGGAGATGGTCGACGCGGGTGTCCTGGTGACGATCAACAGTGACGACCCGCCGATGTTCGGCACGGACCTGTGCCTGGAGTACGGCGTCGCCGCGCGCCTGCTGGACCTCGACGCGGCCGGGGTCGCCGCCCTGGCCAAGAACGCCGTCGAGGCGTCCTTCATGGACACCGCCGCGAAGGCCGCGCTGACCGCCGAGATCGACGGCTACACGGCGGCGTGGCCGCGGTGA
- a CDS encoding glycerophosphodiester phosphodiesterase translates to MRAARRATAWAPVPARGRVAVIGHRGAPYEARENTLASLRAALEAGADAVEIDVRLTADRVPVLLHDAALERLWGHDRPLAALTYGQVAGLTADGVPTLREALALTAKYPSARALVDLPDPAAASAAVAEVRESGAEDRAYYCGGGLSMLAVRAADPAAEIALSWCRTAPPRPELLARVRPRWLNYHFGLVTPELVERAHAGGYLFAAWTADLPRTARRLKRAGVDAVTTNRVAAVRAAL, encoded by the coding sequence GTGAGGGCCGCGCGGCGCGCGACGGCTTGGGCGCCGGTGCCCGCGCGGGGCCGGGTGGCGGTCATCGGGCACCGGGGCGCCCCGTACGAGGCGCGCGAGAACACCCTCGCCTCCCTGCGCGCCGCGCTCGAAGCGGGCGCCGACGCGGTCGAGATCGACGTACGGCTGACCGCCGACCGCGTCCCGGTCCTGCTGCACGACGCCGCCCTGGAGCGGCTGTGGGGCCACGACCGCCCGCTGGCCGCACTCACGTACGGCCAGGTCGCCGGACTCACCGCGGACGGCGTTCCGACCCTGCGCGAGGCCCTCGCGCTCACGGCCAAGTACCCGTCCGCGCGCGCCCTGGTCGACCTGCCCGACCCCGCGGCCGCGTCGGCCGCCGTCGCCGAGGTCCGCGAATCCGGCGCCGAGGACCGTGCGTACTACTGCGGCGGCGGGCTGTCCATGCTCGCCGTCCGCGCCGCCGACCCGGCCGCGGAGATCGCTCTCTCCTGGTGCCGTACGGCCCCGCCGCGCCCCGAACTGCTGGCCCGCGTCCGCCCGCGTTGGCTCAACTACCACTTCGGCCTGGTGACCCCGGAGCTCGTCGAACGGGCCCACGCGGGCGGGTACTTGTTCGCGGCGTGGACCGCCGACCTGCCCCGCACCGCGCGCCGCCTCAAGCGCGCGGGCGTCGACGCCGTCACGACCAACCGGGTGGCCGCCGTCCGCGCGGCGCTCTGA
- a CDS encoding HXXEE domain-containing protein, with protein MSQNTQDLSPAVTFGLLAAWALHDAEEVAFGPRWIRDRLPELRKRFPGAPERLWRALEGVDQREFTVAVGAMAVIVAAAAARGHRTGGRSAFFQGAVDGFGLHGLVHLAQAAAVRGYTPGSATSPVIVVPYALWARGRLRRAGRLRPTDARGVAGGLAAAGAATVLSHFVARRLVRS; from the coding sequence ATGTCGCAGAACACGCAGGACCTGAGCCCCGCCGTCACGTTCGGACTGCTCGCCGCCTGGGCGTTGCACGACGCGGAGGAGGTGGCCTTCGGGCCGCGCTGGATCCGGGACCGTCTGCCGGAGCTGCGGAAACGGTTCCCTGGCGCGCCCGAACGGCTCTGGCGGGCGCTGGAGGGCGTCGACCAGCGGGAGTTCACGGTCGCCGTGGGCGCCATGGCGGTGATCGTGGCCGCCGCCGCGGCACGCGGACACCGCACCGGCGGCCGCTCGGCCTTCTTCCAGGGGGCGGTGGACGGGTTCGGGCTGCACGGCCTGGTGCACCTCGCGCAGGCCGCCGCCGTACGCGGCTACACCCCCGGCTCGGCCACCTCACCGGTCATCGTCGTCCCGTACGCGCTGTGGGCGCGCGGCCGGCTGCGGCGCGCGGGGCGGCTCCGCCCGACGGACGCGCGGGGCGTGGCGGGCGGGCTGGCTGCCGCCGGGGCGGCCACCGTGCTGTCGCACTTCGTGGCGCGGCGGCTGGTACGGAGCTGA
- a CDS encoding polyamine ABC transporter substrate-binding protein, which produces MPELSRRSLLRSTVGTGAAGALTLLAAGCGVPAAYVAPADRAAPDRSARDRRLTFANWPLYIDVDERDQRRRPTLEAFEKHTGISVTYTEEINDNDEFFGKISPALMNHQPTGRDLIVISDWMCGRYVRLGWVQEMDRARQPNVARHLDPLLRDPHFDPGRRHSVPWQSGITGIAYNRRKLGREIQHTADLWKDDLRGRVTLLSGMDESFAMLMQGDGVDIARWKEDDFYRMTDRIRRLVAKKHIRRFTGNDYIKDLASGDVLAAQAYSGDVIQLKEDNPDIEFVVPQEGAELWAESLMIPDRAEHKRNAERLVDFYYQPEIAAELAVWVNYVCPVPAARDVLASSKDEERAALAEDPLVFPDDALRKRLATARDITSKERPAFAKEWNGIVGL; this is translated from the coding sequence ATGCCTGAACTTTCGCGGCGTTCGCTGCTACGGAGCACGGTCGGTACGGGAGCGGCCGGGGCCCTGACCCTGCTGGCGGCCGGATGCGGGGTGCCCGCCGCGTACGTCGCCCCCGCCGACCGCGCCGCCCCCGACCGCTCGGCCCGGGACCGGCGCCTGACCTTCGCCAACTGGCCGCTCTACATCGACGTGGACGAGCGGGACCAGCGGCGGCGGCCGACGCTGGAGGCGTTCGAGAAGCACACCGGCATCTCGGTGACGTACACCGAGGAGATCAACGACAACGACGAGTTCTTCGGCAAGATCAGTCCGGCGCTGATGAACCACCAGCCCACCGGCCGCGACCTGATCGTCATCAGCGACTGGATGTGCGGCCGCTACGTACGCCTCGGCTGGGTGCAGGAGATGGACCGGGCCCGGCAGCCGAACGTCGCGCGCCACCTCGATCCGCTGCTGCGCGACCCGCACTTCGACCCGGGGCGCAGGCACTCCGTGCCGTGGCAGTCCGGCATCACCGGCATCGCGTACAACCGCAGGAAGCTCGGCCGGGAGATCCAGCACACCGCCGACCTGTGGAAGGACGATCTGCGCGGACGGGTGACGCTGCTGTCCGGGATGGACGAGTCCTTCGCGATGCTCATGCAGGGCGACGGTGTGGACATCGCGCGTTGGAAAGAGGACGACTTCTACCGGATGACGGACCGGATCCGCCGTCTGGTCGCCAAGAAGCACATCCGGCGCTTCACCGGCAACGACTACATCAAGGACCTGGCCTCGGGCGATGTGCTCGCGGCCCAGGCGTATTCGGGCGATGTCATCCAGCTCAAGGAGGACAACCCGGACATCGAGTTCGTGGTGCCGCAGGAAGGCGCCGAACTGTGGGCGGAGAGCCTGATGATCCCCGACCGCGCCGAGCACAAGCGCAACGCGGAACGGCTGGTCGACTTCTACTACCAGCCGGAGATCGCCGCCGAACTGGCCGTCTGGGTCAACTACGTCTGCCCCGTACCGGCCGCGCGCGACGTCCTCGCCTCCTCCAAGGACGAGGAGCGCGCCGCGCTGGCCGAGGACCCGCTGGTCTTCCCCGACGACGCCCTGCGCAAGCGCCTGGCCACCGCCCGCGACATCACCTCCAAGGAACGCCCGGCGTTCGCCAAGGAGTGGAACGGGATCGTGGGGCTGTGA